The Budorcas taxicolor isolate Tak-1 chromosome 18, Takin1.1, whole genome shotgun sequence genome window below encodes:
- the LOC128063769 gene encoding zinc finger protein 501-like — protein sequence MAAVTLRDTHQGSVTFEDVVVYFSWEEWGLLDENQRCLYHDVMLENFALVTSLGCWYGMEEAVAFSVESVPVEQTSRGKTVVPYPSIEKTQPCEGCVRARRDGLQLPEHQGLHLEQNSQPCEEYEKQPRFSPGFHPEPSNEKPSRRDTDKARVRSYRFHVSAKPFTCEEVGKDFLAMLNLLQHQATLKGTKPQSSFQCAEPFFDGKSQYKCSEHEKLFSCEYTLFQDQQILARKNYQDCDDCEKPFNQSSLLINCQRPDNTGARPYECSECGKSFSQSYRLIQHHRSHTAARPYKCNECGKAFSYKLRLVQHLQIHSKVRPYECGECGKSFSYSSTLIKHQRVHTGARPYKCGECGNSFSQSSNLIQHQKIHSGARPYKCTECGKSFSYKCKLVQHLRIHTGERPYECGECGKSFSHSSTLNQHQRIHTGARPYKCDECEKSFSQKSNLIQHRRVHTGEKPYECGECGKSFSQSSHIIQHRKLHTR from the exons ATGGCGGCGGTGACACTGAGGGACACGCATCAG GGAAGTGTGACCTTTGAAGATGTGGTTGTGTACTTCTCCTGGGAGGAGTGGGGTCTCCTGGATGAGAATCAGAGATGCCTGTACCAcgatgtgatgctggagaactttGCGCTCGTGACCTCACTGG GTTGTTGGTATGGAATGGAGGAGGCAGTGGCATTTTCTGTGGAGAGTGTTCCTGTAGAACAAACATCACGGGGCAAGACTGTAGTTCCATACCCATCCATTGAGAAGACACAGCCCTGTGAGGGGTGTGTCAGGGCCAGGAGAGACGGTCTACAGCTGCCTGAGCACCAAGGCCTGCATCTTGAGCAAAACTCACAGCCCTGTGAGGAGTATGAGAAGCAACCAAGGTTTAGCCCTGGCTTCCACCCAGAGCCCAGCAACGAGAAGCCATCCAGAAGGGACACAGACAAGGCACGTGTGAGAAGTTACAGATTTCATGTATCAGCAAAGCCCTTCACTTGTGAGGAAGTGGGCAAGGATTTCCTGGCTATGCTGaacctcctccagcatcaggccacACTCAAAGGGACAAAGCCACAGAGCAGCTTTCAGTGTGCAGAGCCCTTTTTTGATGGAAAAAGTCAGTACAAGTGCAGTGAGCATGAGAAACTGTTTAGCTGTGAATACACACTTTTTCAGGATCAGCAGATTCTCGCTAGAAAAAACTACCAGGACTGTGATGACTGCGAGAAACCTTTTAACCAAAGTTCCCTCCTTATCAATTGCCAGAGACCTGATAACACAGGAGCAAGGCCTTACGAGTGCAGCGAATGTGGGAAGTCCTTTAGCCAAAGCTACAGACTCATTCAGCACCACAGAAGTCACACTGCAGCACGGCCTTATAAGTGcaatgaatgtgggaaagcctttagcTACAAATTAAGACTTGTGCAGCACCTACAGATTCACAGTAAAGTGAGGCCTTATGAGTGTGGCGAGTGTGGGAAATCCTTCAGCTACAGCTCTACTCTCATTAAACACCAGAGAGTTCACACTGGAGCCAGGCCTTATAAGTGTGGTGAGTGCGGGAATTCCTTTAGCCAAAGCTCCAATCTCATTCAACACCAGAAGATCCACAGTGGGGCAAGGCCTTATAAATGCACTgaatgtggaaaatccttcagcTACAAATGCAAACTTGTGCAGCACCTGCGCATTCACACTGGAGAGAGGCCTTATGAATGTGGGGAATGTGGGAAATCCTTTAGCCACAGCTCCACCCTCAATCAACACcagagaattcacactggagCCAGACCTTACAAGTGTGATGAATGTGAGAAATCCTTCAGCCAAAAGTCCAATCTCATTCAGCACCGGAGAGTTCACACAGGAGAAAAGCCTTATGAATGTGGGGAATGTGGGAAATCCTTCAGTCAAAGCTCCCACATCATTCAACACAGAAAACTGCACACCAGATAA